One stretch of Serinicoccus hydrothermalis DNA includes these proteins:
- a CDS encoding ArsR/SmtB family transcription factor translates to MSSLNAAAGAIASESRRRVVEHLADGPATVSALAEVLGMSVPGTMRHVDRLAEAGIVRRTKAGRVVTVELVPGSLDPLATWALQHRLFWGNHLDRLAGHLTGPTDRSEP, encoded by the coding sequence ATGTCCTCCCTCAACGCGGCGGCCGGCGCCATCGCCAGCGAGTCCCGCCGCCGGGTGGTCGAGCACCTGGCCGACGGGCCCGCCACCGTGAGCGCCCTGGCCGAGGTGCTCGGGATGAGCGTGCCCGGCACCATGCGCCACGTCGACCGCCTGGCGGAGGCCGGGATCGTCCGCCGGACCAAGGCCGGACGCGTCGTCACCGTCGAGCTGGTGCCCGGCAGCCTCGACCCCCTGGCGACCTGGGCCCTGCAGCACCGCCTCTTCTGGGGCAACCACCTGGACCGCCTGGCAGGTCACCTGACAGGTCCCACCGACAGGAGCGAGCCATGA
- a CDS encoding dihydrofolate reductase, which translates to MTQPSTPSSVTDAGQGAPRDEAARRSRPGALVPATYVVLRRQGPSGTEVLLQLRQGTPYMDGWWACGAAGHVEPGESFWRAGVREAAEEIGVELVEDDLEHVATVHRTIALPDPFEQRVDVFVATDRWAGEPHVAEPHRAARLQWWPLDDLPDRVVPHERLALEALAAGARGALLTHGFAQRLTLVAAVGRNGVIGDGAAMPWHLPEDLRFFKDTTMGGVLLMGRGTWDSIGRALPGRRTIVVTRQRDWSAPGAEVAHSLSEALLMAGDGEVFVAGGGEIYAQTIEHAHRLVLTEVDLEPEGSTRFPEVDQERWMETRRQPGSGDITAWVTWERR; encoded by the coding sequence ATGACGCAGCCGTCGACCCCGTCGTCGGTGACGGACGCCGGGCAGGGTGCGCCCCGCGACGAGGCGGCACGCCGGTCCCGTCCGGGTGCGCTCGTGCCCGCGACCTACGTCGTGCTGCGTCGTCAGGGACCCTCGGGGACCGAGGTGCTGCTGCAGCTGCGGCAGGGCACGCCCTACATGGACGGCTGGTGGGCCTGCGGGGCCGCAGGCCATGTCGAGCCGGGCGAGAGCTTCTGGCGCGCCGGGGTCCGCGAGGCCGCCGAGGAGATCGGCGTCGAGCTGGTCGAGGACGACCTCGAGCACGTCGCGACGGTGCACCGGACCATCGCGCTGCCAGACCCCTTCGAGCAACGGGTCGACGTCTTCGTCGCCACCGACCGGTGGGCGGGCGAGCCGCACGTCGCCGAGCCGCACCGGGCCGCGCGCCTGCAGTGGTGGCCCCTGGACGACCTGCCCGACCGCGTCGTGCCGCACGAGCGGCTGGCGCTGGAGGCCCTCGCCGCGGGCGCGCGCGGGGCGCTGCTCACCCACGGCTTCGCGCAGCGGCTGACGCTCGTCGCGGCCGTCGGGCGCAACGGCGTCATCGGCGACGGCGCCGCGATGCCGTGGCACCTCCCCGAGGACCTGCGCTTCTTCAAGGACACCACGATGGGCGGCGTGCTGCTCATGGGGCGCGGCACCTGGGACTCCATCGGGCGGGCACTGCCCGGGCGTCGCACGATCGTCGTGACGCGGCAGCGCGACTGGTCGGCGCCCGGGGCAGAGGTCGCGCACTCCCTGTCCGAGGCCTTGCTCATGGCCGGCGACGGTGAGGTCTTCGTCGCCGGAGGCGGCGAGATCTACGCCCAGACGATCGAACACGCCCACCGGCTGGTGCTCACCGAGGTCGACCTCGAGCCGGAGGGCAGCACCCGCTTCCCCGAGGTGGACCAGGAGCGGTGGATGGAGACACGTCGCCAGCCTGGCTCCGGGGACATCACGGCCTGGGTCACCTGGGAGCGGCGCTGA
- a CDS encoding PIG-L family deacetylase, translating into MLSTRRQAPGGVPGTAGLRRRARTGARRVAQAFSRPVTYVVAPHPDDETLRLASYIPWLCARTQHPVVLVAVSDGGASRRAELKGWTPAYEREFRRSEQAAAWSALTAGAGHIVRLGLPDGGVQAEEVGRALKKLDRRGARWVVAAHPDDDHPDHRAVVEAVQGLGARTVRFSLGTLMSGEASVYRPTRSSEDQIQIAVAAYENFGRQSVKDEFSALRRLGYVSRVVSRSTELSAAAPRPQPSAEPARAAASEPSPPAPAPPIFVLGNQKSGSTAIASLLAECIGGEASLDVLYQTRTRLADLLGQEDAVATLAQRRPKVFAADVVKDNDVIFLLPSLLAAFPDAQVVFVVRDPRDNIRSILNRVDLPGSQADLTADQYDDLRERLPGWYPILTNAGMATGPRQYVEALADRWVRAAQTYVDAAEHLTLLRYEDFCADKRGSIEALARSLGRPVVRDITGSQDRQFQPRGDREVTPAAFFGEDNLRRIEHTCGALMSRFGYPATD; encoded by the coding sequence ATGCTCTCCACCCGTCGACAGGCCCCCGGGGGCGTCCCCGGCACGGCAGGCCTGCGCAGGCGTGCCCGCACGGGAGCGCGACGGGTCGCCCAGGCGTTCTCCCGGCCGGTGACCTACGTCGTCGCACCGCACCCGGACGACGAGACCCTGCGGCTCGCCTCCTACATCCCGTGGCTCTGCGCCCGCACCCAGCACCCGGTCGTCCTGGTGGCCGTGAGCGACGGCGGTGCCTCCCGGCGGGCGGAGCTCAAGGGGTGGACCCCGGCCTACGAGAGGGAGTTCCGCCGGTCCGAGCAGGCCGCCGCGTGGTCGGCCCTGACGGCGGGCGCGGGACACATCGTCCGGCTCGGGCTCCCGGACGGCGGCGTCCAGGCGGAGGAGGTCGGTCGGGCGCTGAAGAAGTTGGACCGCCGCGGGGCGCGGTGGGTCGTCGCGGCCCACCCCGACGACGACCACCCGGACCACCGCGCGGTCGTCGAGGCGGTGCAGGGGCTCGGGGCCCGGACCGTGCGGTTCAGCCTGGGCACCCTCATGTCCGGCGAGGCCTCGGTCTACCGGCCGACCCGCAGCAGCGAGGACCAGATCCAGATCGCCGTGGCCGCCTACGAGAACTTCGGCCGGCAGTCCGTCAAGGACGAGTTCTCGGCCCTGCGCAGGCTGGGCTACGTGAGCCGCGTCGTCTCCCGGTCGACGGAGCTCTCCGCTGCGGCGCCCCGCCCGCAGCCGTCGGCGGAGCCGGCACGTGCCGCCGCCTCAGAGCCCTCGCCCCCGGCGCCGGCCCCGCCCATCTTCGTGCTGGGCAACCAGAAGTCGGGGAGCACGGCGATCGCCAGCCTGCTGGCCGAGTGCATCGGCGGGGAGGCCTCGTTGGACGTGCTCTACCAGACCCGCACCCGGTTGGCCGACCTGCTGGGGCAGGAGGACGCGGTCGCCACGCTGGCGCAGCGCCGGCCCAAGGTCTTCGCCGCGGACGTGGTGAAGGACAACGACGTCATCTTCCTGCTGCCCTCGCTGCTGGCGGCCTTCCCGGACGCCCAGGTGGTCTTCGTCGTCCGCGACCCCCGGGACAACATCAGGAGCATCCTCAACCGGGTGGACCTGCCCGGGTCGCAGGCGGACCTCACGGCGGACCAGTACGACGACCTGAGGGAGCGGCTGCCCGGGTGGTACCCCATCCTCACCAACGCGGGGATGGCCACCGGGCCGAGGCAGTACGTGGAGGCGCTGGCGGACCGGTGGGTGCGCGCCGCACAGACCTACGTCGACGCCGCCGAGCACCTGACGCTGCTGCGCTACGAGGACTTCTGCGCCGACAAGCGCGGCAGCATCGAGGCGCTGGCCCGCTCCCTGGGGCGACCGGTCGTGCGCGACATCACCGGCTCGCAGGACCGGCAGTTCCAGCCCCGCGGAGACCGCGAGGTCACCCCCGCGGCCTTCTTCGGCGAGGACAACCTGCGGCGGATCGAGCACACCTGCGGTGCCCTGATGTCCCGCTTCGGCTACCCGGCGACCGACTGA
- a CDS encoding DMT family transporter, with translation MGVVLALVAALSYGLSDFVGGVASRRSSPWPVALMCAVGGLVGAVLVALSRTGEPTAIDLAWGALAGVGSGLGGAFLYRGLSSGRMGVVAPVSGVGAAVLPVAVAVVAGERPGVLVWCGIAAALPGIWLVSREPGEGGRLAQGLVDGVLAGAGFGLLFAAIGQVPQSAGYWPLAVTQAVGLVSVALTATLLGDSWRPRRALEVGGGLVAGVLATLAALAFLLATQAGLLTVAAVVTSLYPAVTVLLAATVLRERLGRSQLMGLALCLACVALVAGG, from the coding sequence ATGGGTGTGGTCCTGGCGCTCGTGGCGGCGCTGTCCTACGGGCTGTCCGACTTCGTCGGCGGGGTCGCCTCGCGGCGTAGCTCGCCCTGGCCGGTCGCGCTCATGTGTGCCGTCGGGGGGCTGGTGGGCGCGGTGCTCGTCGCGCTCTCCCGCACCGGGGAGCCGACCGCAATCGATCTCGCGTGGGGCGCGCTCGCCGGGGTGGGTAGCGGGCTGGGCGGCGCCTTCCTCTACCGCGGCCTGAGCTCGGGCCGGATGGGGGTGGTGGCTCCCGTCTCCGGGGTCGGCGCGGCGGTGCTGCCGGTGGCCGTGGCCGTCGTGGCCGGCGAGCGGCCGGGAGTGCTGGTGTGGTGCGGCATCGCCGCAGCCCTGCCGGGGATCTGGCTGGTCAGCCGCGAGCCCGGCGAGGGCGGGCGCCTCGCGCAGGGGCTGGTCGACGGCGTCCTGGCCGGGGCCGGCTTCGGGCTGCTCTTCGCGGCGATCGGGCAGGTGCCGCAGAGCGCCGGCTACTGGCCGCTCGCGGTGACGCAGGCGGTGGGCCTGGTCAGCGTGGCGCTCACGGCGACCCTGCTCGGTGACAGCTGGCGCCCGCGGAGGGCCCTCGAGGTCGGTGGCGGTCTGGTCGCGGGCGTGCTCGCCACGCTGGCGGCGCTGGCCTTCCTGCTGGCGACGCAGGCCGGGCTCCTCACCGTGGCCGCGGTCGTCACCTCGCTCTACCCCGCCGTGACCGTGCTGCTGGCGGCCACCGTGCTGCGCGAGCGGCTAGGGCGCTCCCAGCTCATGGGCCTGGCGCTGTGCCTCGCGTGCGTGGCGCTCGTCGCCGGTGGTTGA
- a CDS encoding S9 family peptidase, translating into MKPSDLTTIRTLSSPTVHPHSRDVVFVVSRPDTEDNRYLTSLWRLDLSTDDARPTRLTSSTRDSAPAYSPDGTQLAFLRAGDDGPPQLHVMPADGGDARRLTDQPLGVGSFSWSPEGTQLVYAARVPEQGRYGTDDAVKPDQEAPRLIEHSTYLADGLGYVLDRPSKLFLLDLADLPDPDGPDADELPPSTQLTSGRGDDSAPVFLHAGTRIAFVASRDRRGAWTPDTLVSDVCSVDLRGKGFRRHTDGTGSVGSVHVGPDGTAVYGAADLGSSKQDFVARNAVLRQLDGPGVALTDEETDHLACAPVIAGDGAVVAAFEVRGDTVVRDLTADRVLLEGHVGVTALAAGGDVVVAVAGTREAYSELFVGRSGETLTQRTDFASHLTGTAAPIETEELDATSGDGYPVHGWLVRPTTKPRRKAGHPVILMIHGGPYAQYSGNLFDEAQVLAGAGYAVVMGNPRGGSGYGAAHGRAVKEAIGTVDVADLTALLDHALTLPGLDGSRLGVMGGSYGGLMTTWLVGHTDRFTAAISERAVNAWDSFAGTSDIGWFFADEYAGAFQHEQSPLTWADRITTPTLVIHSERDFRCPLEQGQRLFARLRKNGVPSKLLVFPGEGHELSRSGQPRHRLQRFEHILDWWGDHLR; encoded by the coding sequence GTGAAGCCCAGCGACCTGACGACGATCCGCACGCTGTCCTCCCCCACCGTCCACCCCCACAGCCGCGACGTGGTCTTCGTGGTGAGCCGGCCGGACACCGAGGACAACCGCTACCTCACCAGCCTGTGGCGGCTCGACCTGAGCACGGACGACGCCCGGCCCACCCGGTTGACCAGCAGCACGCGGGACTCGGCACCGGCATACTCCCCTGACGGCACGCAGCTGGCCTTCCTCCGCGCCGGCGACGACGGACCGCCGCAGCTGCACGTCATGCCTGCCGACGGCGGCGACGCTCGACGCCTGACCGACCAGCCGCTGGGCGTCGGCTCCTTCTCCTGGTCTCCCGAGGGCACGCAGCTCGTGTATGCCGCCCGCGTCCCCGAGCAGGGTCGCTACGGCACCGACGACGCCGTCAAGCCCGACCAGGAGGCGCCGCGGCTCATCGAGCACAGCACCTACCTGGCCGACGGGCTCGGCTACGTCCTCGACCGCCCGAGCAAGCTCTTCCTGCTCGACCTCGCCGACCTGCCCGATCCCGATGGCCCGGACGCCGACGAGCTCCCGCCCAGCACGCAGCTCACCTCGGGTCGAGGTGACGACAGCGCGCCCGTCTTCCTGCACGCCGGCACCCGGATCGCCTTCGTCGCCTCTCGCGACCGGCGCGGCGCCTGGACCCCGGACACCCTCGTGAGCGACGTGTGCTCGGTCGACCTGCGCGGCAAGGGCTTCCGCCGGCACACCGACGGCACCGGATCGGTCGGCAGCGTGCACGTCGGCCCGGACGGCACCGCCGTCTACGGTGCGGCCGACCTCGGCAGCTCGAAGCAGGACTTCGTGGCCCGCAACGCGGTGCTGCGCCAGCTCGACGGCCCCGGGGTCGCGCTCACCGACGAAGAGACAGACCACCTCGCCTGCGCCCCGGTGATCGCCGGCGACGGCGCGGTCGTCGCCGCCTTCGAGGTGCGCGGCGACACCGTCGTCCGTGACCTCACGGCCGACCGGGTGCTGCTCGAGGGTCACGTCGGCGTGACCGCCCTGGCCGCCGGCGGCGACGTCGTCGTCGCGGTCGCGGGCACGCGCGAGGCATACTCCGAGCTCTTCGTCGGCCGCTCCGGCGAGACGCTCACGCAGCGCACCGACTTCGCCAGCCACCTCACCGGCACGGCCGCACCGATCGAGACCGAGGAGCTGGACGCGACCTCGGGCGACGGCTACCCGGTGCACGGCTGGCTGGTCCGGCCCACCACCAAGCCGCGGCGCAAGGCGGGCCACCCGGTGATCCTCATGATCCACGGCGGCCCCTACGCGCAGTACTCCGGCAACCTCTTCGACGAGGCCCAGGTCCTCGCCGGCGCTGGGTATGCCGTCGTCATGGGCAACCCGCGAGGCGGCTCCGGCTACGGCGCGGCGCACGGACGGGCGGTCAAGGAGGCGATCGGCACCGTCGACGTCGCCGACCTCACCGCGCTGCTGGACCACGCCCTGACCCTGCCGGGCCTCGACGGCTCTCGGCTCGGCGTCATGGGCGGCTCCTACGGCGGACTGATGACGACCTGGCTCGTCGGGCACACCGACCGCTTCACCGCGGCGATCAGCGAGCGCGCTGTCAACGCCTGGGACTCCTTCGCCGGCACCAGCGACATCGGCTGGTTCTTCGCCGACGAGTATGCCGGCGCCTTCCAGCACGAGCAGTCACCGCTGACCTGGGCCGACCGGATCACCACACCGACGCTGGTCATCCACTCCGAGCGCGACTTCCGCTGCCCGCTGGAGCAGGGCCAGCGACTCTTCGCGCGGCTGCGCAAGAACGGCGTGCCCAGCAAGCTGCTCGTCTTCCCCGGCGAGGGGCACGAGCTGTCGCGCTCGGGCCAGCCGCGGCACCGGCTGCAGCGCTTCGAGCACATCCTCGACTGGTGGGGCGACCACCTGCGCTGA
- a CDS encoding acyl-CoA carboxylase subunit beta: protein MSEDATTTDVTGDPRVADLRERLGTAYQASAEPSERARAKLDGQNKLYVRERIALLFDEGTFVEDGRYANATAEGLPADGVVTGRGEVDGRAAIVVANDPTVKAGSWGARTVEKIIRATEAALREELPVFWFVDSAGARITDQVDLFPGRRGAGRIFHNQVALSGKVPQICCLFGPSAAGGAYIPSFTDLIIMVEGNASMYLGSPRMAEMVVGERVSLEEMGGARMHCTVSGVGDLLAADDTEAIELARHFFSYLPESWRAPAPAYEGEEPAVPLGRHTVPEAESVPFDVHDVIDGLVDDDSFFEVKPLFAAELVVGLGRIDGQSVGIVANNSAVKGGVLFTDSADKAARFIWLCDAYGIPLIYLADVPGFMIGSEVERGGIIRHGAKMVSAVSEATVPQLCVVLRKAYGAGLYAMGGPGFGPDATIALPTARIAVMGPEAAVNAVYANKIAAIEDEGERQAFIDARRADYLEDVDLERLAADLVIDAITEPEDLRAEVVHRLRYAARRDRHFSARHRSIPPV from the coding sequence ATGAGCGAGGACGCCACCACGACCGACGTGACCGGCGACCCCCGCGTCGCCGACCTGCGGGAACGGCTCGGCACGGCATACCAGGCCTCGGCGGAGCCGAGCGAGCGGGCGCGGGCCAAGCTGGACGGTCAGAACAAGCTCTACGTCCGCGAGCGGATCGCGCTGCTCTTCGACGAGGGCACGTTCGTCGAGGACGGCAGGTATGCCAACGCCACCGCCGAGGGTCTGCCCGCCGACGGCGTGGTCACCGGCCGCGGCGAGGTCGACGGGCGCGCCGCGATCGTCGTCGCCAACGACCCCACGGTCAAGGCGGGGTCCTGGGGCGCGCGCACGGTCGAGAAGATCATCCGCGCCACCGAGGCGGCGCTGCGCGAGGAGCTGCCGGTCTTCTGGTTCGTGGACTCGGCCGGGGCCCGGATCACCGACCAGGTCGACCTCTTCCCCGGGCGTCGGGGCGCGGGGCGGATCTTCCACAACCAGGTCGCGCTGTCCGGCAAGGTGCCGCAGATCTGCTGCCTCTTCGGGCCCAGCGCCGCCGGTGGCGCCTACATCCCCAGCTTCACCGACCTCATCATCATGGTCGAGGGCAACGCGTCGATGTACCTCGGCAGCCCGCGGATGGCCGAGATGGTCGTGGGGGAGCGGGTGTCGCTGGAGGAGATGGGTGGCGCGCGGATGCACTGCACCGTCTCCGGGGTCGGCGACCTGCTCGCCGCGGACGACACCGAGGCGATCGAGCTGGCCCGGCACTTCTTCTCCTACCTGCCCGAGTCGTGGCGCGCCCCGGCACCCGCCTACGAGGGCGAGGAGCCCGCGGTGCCGCTGGGCAGGCATACCGTCCCCGAGGCGGAGTCGGTGCCCTTCGACGTGCACGACGTCATCGACGGCCTCGTCGACGACGACAGCTTCTTCGAGGTCAAGCCGCTCTTCGCCGCCGAGCTGGTCGTCGGGCTGGGGCGGATCGACGGGCAGAGCGTCGGGATCGTCGCCAACAACTCGGCGGTCAAGGGCGGCGTGCTCTTCACCGACTCGGCCGACAAGGCGGCGCGCTTCATCTGGCTGTGCGACGCCTACGGCATCCCCCTGATCTACCTCGCCGACGTGCCGGGATTCATGATCGGCTCCGAGGTCGAGCGCGGCGGCATCATCCGGCACGGCGCCAAGATGGTCTCCGCGGTCTCGGAGGCGACGGTGCCGCAGCTGTGCGTGGTGCTGCGCAAGGCCTACGGCGCCGGGCTGTATGCCATGGGTGGCCCCGGCTTCGGCCCGGACGCGACGATCGCGCTGCCGACGGCGCGGATCGCGGTGATGGGCCCCGAGGCCGCGGTCAACGCGGTCTACGCCAACAAGATCGCCGCGATCGAGGACGAGGGTGAGCGGCAGGCCTTCATCGACGCCCGGCGTGCGGACTACCTCGAGGACGTCGATCTCGAGCGGCTTGCCGCCGACCTCGTCATCGACGCGATCACCGAGCCGGAGGACCTGCGCGCCGAGGTCGTGCACCGGCTGCGGTATGCCGCGCGCCGCGACCGGCACTTCTCCGCCCGCCACCGCAGCATCCCCCCGGTCTGA
- a CDS encoding thymidylate synthase, giving the protein MQAYLDLLERIRTEGVRKEDRTGTGTLSVFGHQMRFDLTEGFPALTTKKLHLRSIIGELLWFLRGDTNVRWLQERRITIWDEWADEQGDLGPVYGHQWRSWPTPDGGTIDQIQRLVDGLRTNPDSRRHIVSAWNVADVDSMALPPCHTLFQFYVAPAAPDDEDRRGWLSCQLYQRSADTFLGVPFNIASYALLTHMVAQVTDLRAKDFVHTLGDAHLYLNHLDQAAEQLTRTPGPLPSLLLNPEVRAIDAFELEDVEVRDYVAAPTIKAPIAV; this is encoded by the coding sequence ATGCAGGCATACCTCGACCTCCTGGAGCGGATCCGCACCGAGGGGGTGCGCAAGGAGGACCGGACCGGCACGGGGACGCTGTCCGTCTTCGGCCACCAGATGCGCTTCGACCTGACCGAGGGTTTCCCGGCGCTGACGACGAAGAAGCTGCACCTGCGCTCGATCATCGGTGAGCTGCTGTGGTTCCTGCGCGGGGACACCAACGTGCGCTGGCTGCAGGAGCGCAGGATCACGATCTGGGACGAGTGGGCCGACGAGCAGGGGGACCTCGGGCCGGTCTACGGCCACCAGTGGCGCTCCTGGCCGACCCCGGACGGGGGGACGATCGACCAGATCCAGCGGCTCGTCGACGGCCTGAGGACCAACCCCGACTCCCGCCGTCACATCGTCTCGGCGTGGAACGTCGCCGACGTCGACTCGATGGCCCTGCCGCCCTGCCACACGCTGTTCCAGTTCTACGTCGCGCCCGCCGCGCCGGACGACGAGGACCGGCGCGGGTGGCTGTCCTGCCAGCTCTACCAGCGCAGCGCCGACACCTTCCTCGGCGTCCCCTTCAACATCGCGTCCTACGCCCTGCTGACGCACATGGTGGCGCAGGTCACAGACCTGCGCGCCAAGGACTTCGTGCACACCCTCGGCGACGCGCACCTCTACCTCAACCACCTCGACCAGGCCGCCGAGCAGCTCACCCGGACACCAGGGCCGCTCCCCTCCCTGTTGCTCAACCCGGAGGTCCGGGCGATCGACGCCTTCGAGCTGGAGGACGTCGAGGTGCGCGACTACGTCGCGGCCCCGACGATCAAGGCCCCGATCGCGGTATGA
- a CDS encoding SRPBCC family protein, producing MSASTVTVTRVVPADADRAFRAWMDPAELARWWWPQWPDTTYEVDARQGGRLRITAPSAGVGVEGAFLEHDPPRRFVMTWTWVDDPAAGVPADAAVDTVEVTFTPGDGGTEVTVRHTSDAHEPDGGAAQGWNDVLDRLPGHLAS from the coding sequence ATGAGCGCCAGCACCGTCACCGTCACGCGGGTCGTCCCGGCCGACGCCGACCGCGCCTTCCGGGCGTGGATGGACCCCGCCGAGCTGGCCCGGTGGTGGTGGCCGCAGTGGCCGGACACGACCTACGAGGTCGACGCCCGCCAGGGCGGGCGGCTGCGCATCACGGCCCCCTCCGCCGGGGTGGGCGTGGAGGGGGCCTTCCTCGAGCACGACCCCCCGCGCCGGTTCGTCATGACCTGGACCTGGGTGGACGACCCTGCTGCCGGCGTGCCCGCAGACGCCGCGGTGGACACGGTCGAGGTCACCTTCACCCCGGGCGACGGGGGCACCGAGGTGACGGTGCGGCACACCTCCGACGCGCACGAGCCGGACGGTGGCGCCGCGCAGGGCTGGAACGACGTGCTGGACCGGCTGCCCGGGCACCTGGCGAGCTGA
- a CDS encoding MerR family transcriptional regulator, whose amino-acid sequence MTDATATWTIAQMADDYDVTHRALRHYEHLGLLGPDREGQRRIYHRRERTRLALILRGRRLGFSLEEIATILDMYDDQPGEVGQLRYLLSQIGDRRADLERRRRDIEDSLRELGELEQRCAEDVARLS is encoded by the coding sequence ATGACCGACGCCACAGCGACGTGGACCATCGCCCAGATGGCTGACGACTACGACGTCACCCACCGGGCGCTGCGTCACTACGAGCACCTCGGCCTGCTCGGGCCCGACCGCGAGGGGCAGCGCCGCATCTACCACCGCCGCGAGCGCACCCGCCTCGCGCTCATCCTGCGCGGGCGTCGGCTCGGCTTCTCCCTCGAGGAGATCGCGACGATCCTCGACATGTACGACGACCAGCCGGGCGAGGTCGGCCAGCTGCGCTACCTGCTCTCCCAGATCGGCGACCGGCGGGCCGACCTCGAGCGCCGCCGCCGCGACATCGAGGACAGCCTGCGCGAGCTGGGCGAGCTGGAGCAGCGCTGCGCCGAGGACGTCGCGCGGCTGTCCTGA
- a CDS encoding acyl-CoA dehydrogenase family protein yields MFELTQDHEEFRGLVREFAQGEVAPHVEKWDMDAHFPTELVPKMGELGLFGLNAPEEFGGAGTEHGGFTYTCLAIEELGRVDQSIGITLSAGVGLGINPILSYGTQEQKERWLPDLLAGKALAGFGLTEPDAGSDAAASKTRARLEDGEWVVSGSKAFITNSGTDITSVVTVTAKTGEDENGKPEISAVMIPAGTEGFVVEPAYRKLGWHISDTHGLTFENCRVPEDHLLGERGEGFKQFLKTLDDGRIAISALALGCAQRMLEECTAYGQERTAFGKPIAVNQGVSFQISDLAVMVEAARLLTYKAAWLKDEQEAGRRSVAEVKQAAAIAKLYSTEAAVTSTRIATQIFGGNGFMEEYPVARFYRDSKILEIGEGTSEVQRMVIARGLGLPAR; encoded by the coding sequence ATGTTCGAACTGACGCAGGATCACGAGGAGTTCCGCGGCCTGGTCCGCGAGTTCGCGCAGGGGGAGGTGGCGCCGCACGTCGAGAAGTGGGACATGGACGCCCACTTCCCGACCGAGCTGGTGCCCAAGATGGGCGAGCTGGGGCTCTTCGGGCTCAACGCCCCGGAGGAGTTCGGCGGCGCCGGCACCGAGCACGGCGGCTTCACGTATACCTGTCTCGCCATCGAGGAGCTCGGCCGCGTCGACCAGTCGATCGGCATCACGCTCTCCGCCGGGGTGGGGCTGGGCATCAACCCGATCCTGTCCTACGGCACCCAGGAGCAGAAGGAGCGCTGGCTCCCGGACCTGCTCGCCGGCAAGGCGCTCGCGGGCTTCGGCCTCACCGAGCCGGACGCCGGCTCGGACGCCGCCGCCAGCAAGACCCGGGCCCGGCTCGAGGACGGCGAGTGGGTCGTCAGCGGCTCGAAGGCCTTCATCACCAACTCCGGCACCGACATCACCTCGGTCGTCACGGTGACCGCCAAGACCGGCGAGGACGAGAACGGCAAGCCCGAGATCAGCGCGGTCATGATCCCGGCGGGGACCGAGGGCTTCGTCGTCGAGCCGGCCTACCGCAAGCTCGGCTGGCACATCTCCGACACCCACGGCCTCACCTTCGAGAACTGCCGGGTGCCCGAGGACCACCTGCTCGGCGAGCGGGGCGAAGGCTTCAAGCAGTTCCTCAAGACGCTCGACGACGGCCGGATCGCGATCTCGGCGCTCGCCCTCGGCTGCGCGCAGCGGATGCTCGAGGAGTGCACGGCCTACGGCCAGGAGCGCACCGCCTTCGGCAAGCCGATCGCGGTCAACCAGGGCGTCTCCTTCCAGATCTCCGACCTGGCCGTCATGGTCGAGGCGGCCCGGCTGCTCACCTACAAGGCGGCCTGGCTCAAGGACGAGCAGGAGGCGGGGCGGCGCTCGGTCGCCGAGGTGAAGCAGGCCGCGGCGATCGCCAAGCTCTACTCCACCGAGGCCGCGGTCACCTCGACGCGCATCGCCACCCAGATCTTCGGCGGCAACGGCTTCATGGAGGAGTACCCCGTCGCGCGTTTCTACCGCGACTCCAAGATCCTCGAGATCGGGGAGGGCACCTCGGAGGTGCAGCGGATGGTCATCGCCCGCGGCCTCGGGCTCCCCGCCCGCTGA